The Halichoerus grypus chromosome 14, mHalGry1.hap1.1, whole genome shotgun sequence genome contains a region encoding:
- the SEC16A gene encoding protein transport protein Sec16A isoform X4 yields the protein MQPPPQAAPSGVVGPPPAGTPQSMFWSNRPYRRQANNNAPVTPITCPLQPVTDPFAFSRQALQNTSLGSSSNKSSPPILQGPAPPAFLQRTGLPVPHTNAGDTLQGPVSQPRADGSLFSSVLTPSTPSEPEVNRSAEVASGSEPEVQTLPYPQYIPGAGVDSSHGGHPHTNMLGPDRPLSRQNPHDSATALAPSPFFPQPRQQMPGQWGPGQGGPQPSGQHYWPRPEGPVQNAVPHASSVSHFPAPSNPHHGPGHEQLNPLVCLPGPLATDGSNEAAYLQSGNHSTNNFDPENAFRQNSRAGNTRASQELRPNPGVNKEQLPDLALVNPLAQGNSPESHLHYPPGAGTSRAPSEVDSGALSMFFQGGETENEENLSSEKTGSAGQSDFDGFSPSPALGHPPAHVGAGGIYQAFPKGSNNEATQQGGLPQPYFSQSAGAQPDRPPAASAATAVWGSTASAGAHAASGAQSENVEDLEFIQNQEVLPSEPLSLDPSSPSDQVRYGPLPGPAVPRLGGVGHAGGGGPNLEAPDSALHPVRSDGVSAGYSSKNHRNLLSAARPQDVGTFIQQEVGKPEDESSGSFFKQIDSSPVGGETNETTVSQNHHSSRSQPSTPSPPKPTGIFQTSANSSFEPVKSHLVGVKPVEADRANVVGEVRGAAAHQKQRGAAAARPDASPGNLEQPPDNMETLFTLQACSPPFSVPVEPGHGLLHTGGPPLETVLLAAEKRPLARAQGAVKCESPVTTLWAQNELPDFGGNVLLAPAAPVLHVPVKPQPSEVIQPPDEGVSAPQSQEPGSGLPLPSGDSICASENLENPPKMGEEEALPSQASSGYASLLSSPPTESLQNQPVLIAQPDQSYNLAQPINFSVSLSSPNEKNQPWRDAMVGDKPSASSRAVGGDSGDGAVSGITAGALTRSPLPSSLTHSSFPQVPGTSEIVSNQPANLLVQPPPHPVPKNLLSESQKIDNAENILPEVVSSPAGSTSVMLVPPANATSVPTGNKADHSSHREETSGALDFTLNRTLENPLRMYSPSHADSSACRHTVSGHPRPPGPGPHNSDHFYQQVTKDAQDQRGLERAQQEPAPPLPQGPKATCSEPSNPGSPPLQGQPQNLVPPPASPAPADTGQPLPARPPRSSSASVMSTSSSQAAMRSDQHWLQPPPPDLASYYYYRPLYDGYQSHYPSPYPLEPGPAPLYYQDVYGLYEPRYRAHDSAASAYAESYRYAEPERPSSRASHCSDRPPARQGYPESYYNSKSGWSSQSDHYADYYPGQYDYGDPGRWDRYHCASRFRDPHTCDRRYWYDAEYDAYRKENYAYGDRPERYDDPWRYDPRFTGSFDDDPEPHRDPYGEEVDRRSVHSERSAQSLRSSFSSHSHQSQIYRNHSMTAVPYEAPHPPGSLPGQYAYGAYGSNFGSAQGFPEYGYPAEAGWPTAEQAPSRPTSPEKFSVPHVCARFGPGGQLIKVIPNLPSEGQPALVEIHSMETLLQHMPEQKELRSFPGPLGKDDTHKVDVINFAQNKATKCLQNENLIDKESASLLWSFIVLLCRQNGTVVGTDLAELLLRDHKTAWLPGKSPNEANLIDFTNEAVEQAEEEESGEAQLSFLTDSQAAGSSALERETERFRELLLYGRKKDALESAMKNALWGHALLLASKMDSRTHARVMTRFANSLPINDPLQTVYQLMSGRMPAASTCCGDEKWGDWRPHLAMVLSNLSSNVDVESRAMATMGDTLASKGLLDAAHFCYLMAQVGLGVYTKKTTKLVLIGSNHSLPFLKFATNEAIQRTEAYEYAQSLGAQTCSFPNFQVFKFIYSCRLAEMGLATQAFHYCEVIAKSILLQPHKYSPVLISQLVQIASQLRLFDPQLREKPEEEAFVEPAWLVQLQCVDKQVKEGAAAWSRDGTFPQRCPSTPSSEAGQYDGPAPAQPGGPGTGNPLLVPPVPSAEHLGQGVRLLPSGVMPPETLGRNSLPELREEGFGGAFAHLGSSRMSQGPEAPPGWECTSSSALQPPTAAPEVKRPAPAARREAKEPKKSSESWFSRWLPGKKRTEAYLPDDKNKSIVWDEKKNRWVDVNEPEEEKKAPPPPPTSLPKAPLAAPPGPGGPPRASVNMFSRKAAGARARYVDVLNPGGPQRSEPALAPAEFFAPLAPLPIPAHLFGPNPDAEEAPPAEGASREGQAPAGGPANLEPASEPQAFGSAASLPGPELPPTREDGSQGGELSRCSSMSSLSREVSQHFYQAPSDHLPAGAAPGAAVPFYSPAQFAQASAPSGCSRMGRIGQRKYPALS from the exons ATGCAGCCACCTCCCCAGGCAGCCCCATCCGGTGTGGTTGGGCCACCTCCAGCTGGGACTCCTCAGAGCATGTTCTGGTCCAACAGACCATATAGGAGACAGGCAAATAATAACGCACCCGTGACTCCGATAACTTGCCCACTACAGCCGGTGACGGATCCATTTGCTTTTAGTAGACAGGCGCTACAAAATACATCATTGGGCAGTTCGTCCAACAAAAGTAGCCCACCCATTCTGCAAGGCCCGGCCCCACCAGCGTTCCTTCAGCGCACCGGTCTGCCTGTGCCTCACACAAATGCTGGGGATACCCTCCAAGGACCGGTGTCACAGCCCAGAGCAGATGGCAGTCTGTTTTCCAGTGTGCTGACCCCTTCAACTCCATCGGAGCCCGAGGTGAACAGGAGTGCCGAGGTTGCTTCCGGCTCAGAACCCGAAGTTCAGACTCTGCCATATCCTCAGTACATTCCAGGAGCGGGTGTTGACAGTTCTCATGGGGGCCATCCTCACACGAACATGCTTGGGCCCGATAGGCCCCTGAGTAGGCAGAACCCGCATGACAGTGCTACAGCATTAGCACCATCCCCTTTCTTCCCTCAGCCTCGTCAGCAAATGCCAGGGCAGTGGGGACCAGGGCAGGGAGGCCCACAACCCTCAGGTCAACATTATTGGCCCCGCCCAGAAGGACCTGTTCAGAACGCGGTGCCTCACGCCTCCAGCGTTTCTCACTTCCCTGCTCCGTCCAACCCGCATCATGGTCCTGGCCACGAGCAGCTCAACCCACTGGTGTGTTTGCCAGGACCCTTAGCCACTGATGGAAGCAACGAGGCGGCCTACCTACAAAGTGGGAACCATTCAACAAATAACTTTGATCCTGAAAATGCGTTCAGGCAAAATTCTAGAGCTGGGAATACTCGGGCGAGCCAGGAGCTCAGGCCAAATCCAGGAGTGAATAAAGAGCAGTTGCCAGACCTCGCTCTCGTTAATCCCCTCGCTCAGGGAAATAGCCCAGAAAGCCATTTGCACTACCCCCCAGGGGCCGGGACCAGCCGAGCCCCGTCAGAAGTGGACTCCGGGGCTCTCTCCATGTTTTTCCAAGGTGGGGAAACAGAAAATGAGGAGAATCTCTCCTCTGAAAAAACAGGCTCTGCTGGTCAGTCTGACTTCGacggcttctcccccagccccgcgCTTGGTCATCCTCCTGCACACGTGGGAGCGGGTGGCATTTACCAGGCCTTTCCCAAAGGTTCCAACAATGAGGCCACGCAGCAGGGAGGACTCCCACAACCTTATTTTTCTCAGTCTGCAGGCGCCCAGCCTGATCGGCCCCCGGCAGCAAGCGCCGCCACCGCCGTGTGGGGCAGCACAGCAAGTGCAGGGGCGCACGCGGCCAGCGGCGCGCAGTCTGAGAATGTGGAAGACCTAGAATTCATTCAAAATCAGGAAGTTCTGCCAAGTGAGCCCCTGAGTTTGGACCCTTCCTCCCCAAGCGATCAGGTCAGATACGGGCCCCTTCCCGGGCCAGCCGTCCCCAGGCTTGGTGGTGTGGGCCACGCTGGAGGTGGGGGCCCAAATCTCGAGGCCCCGGATTCAGCGCTGCACCCTGTGCGGTCTGATGGCGTGTCAGCTGGTTACAGCAGCAAGAACCACAGGAATCTCCTGAGTGCAGCCAGGCCCCAGGATGTAGGCACTTTCATTCAGCAGGAAGTGGGAAAACCTGAAGATGAGTCTTCGGGGAGTTTTTTTAAGCAAATTGATTCTTCTCCTGTGGGAGGAGAGACAAACGAGACCACCGTGAGTCAAAATCACCACAGCAGCCGGTCCCAGCCCTCAACCCCAAGCCCCCCAAAACCCACTGGAATATTTCAGACAAGTGCAAATAGTTCTTTTGAACCAGTGAAATCGCACTTAGTTGGAGTAAAACCCGTCGAGGCTGATCGTGCCAATGTGGTAGGTGAGGTGAGAGGGGCCGCTGCCCACCAGAAGCAGCGCGGAGCCGCTGCTGCCCGACCCGACGCCTCCCCCGGCAACCTGGAGCAGCCGCCGGACAACATGGAGACCCTGTTCACGCTCCAGGCCTGTTCTCCACCCTTCTCCGTCCCTGTGGAGCCTGGCCACGGGCTCTTGCACACTGGGGGACCGCCCTTGGAAACTGTGCTCCTGGCAGCGGAGAAAAGGCCTTTGGCCAGAGCCCAGGGAGCTGTGAAGTGTGAGAGCCCAGTGACGACGTTGTGGGCACAGAACGAGCTGCCAGATTTTGGAGGCAATGTCCTTCTAGCCCCGGCTGCTCCTGTGTTGCACGTGCCTGTGAAACCCCAGCCGTCGGAAGTGATTCAGCCTCCAGATGAGGGCGTGTCCGCTCCACAGTCCCAGGAGCCGGGCTCCGGCCTCCCTCTGCCGAGTGGGGACAGCATCTGTGCTTCTGAGAACCTTGAGAATCCTCCCAAGATGGGAGAAGAGGAGGCCCTCCCGTCACAGGCAAGTTCCGGCTATGCCAGTCTGTTGTCCTCACCGCCCACTGAATCTTTGCAGAATCAACCAGTCTTGATTGCCCAGCCTGATCAAAGCTATAATTTGGCTCAGCCCATTAATTTTTCTGTGTCCTTATCGAGTCCTAACGAGAAGAATCAGCCCTGGAGAGATGCTATGGTCGGGGATAAGCCCTCGGCAAGCAGCCGGGCTGTGGGGGGGGACTCTGGAGATGGTGCTGTGTCTGGGATCACGGCCGGCGCTCTCACCCGCTCGCCTCTGCCTAGCAGTCTCACGCACAGTAGTTTTCCACAAGTTCCTGGTACTTCGGAAATAGTTTCTAATCAGCCTGCTAATTTGCTGGTTCAGCCGCCACCTCATCCAGTTCCAAAGAACTTGCTTTCAGAAAGCCAAAAGATTGATAATGCAGAGAACATTCTTCCCGAGGTGGTTAGTAGCCCTGCTGGAAGCACAAGTGTGATGTTAGTGCCCCCTGCAAACGCTACCTCAGTACCTACTGGTAATAAGGCAGATCACTCCAGTCATCGGGAAGAAACTTCTGGAGCCCTAGACTTCACGCTAAATAGGACTTTGGAAAATCCTCTAAGAATGTATAGCCCATCCCATGCTGACAGCTCCGCGTGTCGGCACACCGTCAGCGGTCATCCGAGACCACCTGGGCCCGGGCCACATAACTCAGACCATTTCTACCAACAGGTGACAAAAGACGCTCAGGACCAGCGTGGCCTAGAGAGAGCCCAGCAGGAGCCAGCACCGCCTCTTCCACAAGGGCCCAAAGCAACGTGTTCAGAACCTTCAAACCCAGGAAGTCCACCCTTGCAGGGACAGCCCCAAAACTTGGTCCCACCACCCGCAAGCCCAGCTCCAGCTGACACAGGTCAGCCGCTGCCAGCCCGGCCACCTCGGTCCTCCAGCGCGTCGGTCATGTCCACCAGCTCGAGCCAGGCAGCCATGCGGTCGGACCAGCACTGGCTGCAGCCGCCTCCTCCGGACTTGGCATCTTACTACTATTACAGACCCCTGTACGATGGCTACCAGTCGCATTACCCCTCGCCATACCCGCTGGAGCCTGGCCCGGCCCCCCTCTATTACCAG GACGTCTATGGCCTGTATGAGCCCAGGTACAGGGCCCACGACAGCGCGGCGTCTGCCTACGCTGAGAGCTACCGCTACGCCGAGCCTGAGCGACCCAGCTCCCGAGCAAGTCACTGCTCAGACCGGCCACCTGCCAG GCAAGGGTACCCCGAAAGTTACTACAATTCCAAAAGTGGATGGAGCAGTCAGAGTGACCACTATGCGGATTATTACCCCGGCCAGTACGACTACGGAG ACCCAGGTCGCTGGGACCGGTACCACTGTGCTTCCAGATTCAGGGATCCCCACACCTGTGACCGGAGGTATTGGTATGATGCTGAATACGATGCGTACAGGAAAGAAAACTATGCTTATGGCGACAG GCCCGAGAGGTACGATGACCCCTGGAGGTACGACCCTCGCTTCACTGGCAGTTTTGACGACGACCCCGAGCCCCACAGGGACCCTTACGGGGAAGAGGTGGACAGGCGTAGCGTGCACAGCGAGcgctcagcccagagcctgcgCAGCAGCTTCAGCTCCCACTCGCATCAG AGTCAGATTTACAGAAATCACAGTATGACTGCTGTTCCCTATGAGGCCCCACACCCCCCCGGCTCCTTGCCTGGCCAGTATGCCTACGGCGCCTATGGCAGCAATTTCGGCAGTGCCCAGGGCTTCCCAGAGTATGGCTACCCTGCCGAAGCTGGCTGGCCTACCGCGGagcaag CTCCATCAAGACCAACTTCTCCTGAGAAGTTCTCAGTGCCTCATGTCTGTGCCAGGTTCGGTCCTGGGGGTCAGCTCATTAAAGTGATTCCAAATCTGCCTTCGGAAGGACAGCCTGCATTGGTTGAAATTCACAGCATGGAG ACCCTGCTGCAGCACATGCCGGAGCAGAAGGAGCTGCGCTCGTTCCCAGGACCACTCGGCAA AGATGACACCCATAAAGTGGATGTTATTAATTTTGCACAGAACAAAGCTACAAAATGTTTGCAGAACGAAAATTTAATTGACAAAGAGTCTGCAAGTCTCCTTTGGAGTTTCATTGTTCTCTTGTGCAGACAGAACGGG ACCGTGGTGGGAACAGACCTCGCGGAGCTTTTGTTACGAGACCACAAAACCGCGTGGCTTCCTGGGAAGTCACCCAATGAGGCCAACCTGATTGATTTCACTAACGAGGCCGTGGAGCAAGCGGAGGAAGAGGAGTCCGGGGAGGCCCAGCTCTCGTTCCTCACGGACAGCCAGGCAGCCGGCAGCAGTGCCCTTGAAAGGGAGACCGAGAGGTTCCGGGAGCTGCTTCTGTACGGCCGCAAGAAG GATGCTTTAGAGTCTGCGATGAAAAATGCCTTATGGGGTCATGCTCTGTTACTTGCAAGTAAGATGGACAGCCGGACACACGCCCGCGTCATGACCAG GTTCGCCAACAGTCTTCCAATCAACGATCCTCTGCAGACAGTGTACCAGCTGATGTCGGGGCGGATGCCTGCTGCGTCCACG TGTTGCGGAGATGAGAAGTGGGGAGATTGGAGGCCACATCTTGCTATGGTTTTGTCCAACCTGAGCAGCAACGTGGATGTGGAGTCCAGGGCAATGGCCACCATGGGTGACACTCTGG CTTCAAAAGGTCTCTTAGATGCTGCACACTTTTGCTACCTCATGGCCCAGGTCGGGTTGGGGgtttatacaaagaaaaccacaaaactcGTCTTAATCGGATCGAACCACAG TTTGCCGTTTTTAAAGTTTGCAACCAATGAAGCTATTCAGAGGACAGAAGCCTATGAATATGCCCAGTCTCTTGGGGCACAGACCTGCTCCTTCCCCAATTTCCAG GTGTTCAAGTTTATCTACTCCTGCCGCCTGGCTGAAATGGGGCTGGCCACACAGGCCTTCCACTACTGCGAGGTGATTGCCAAGAGCATCCTGCTGCAGCCCCACAAGTACTCGCCCGTGCTCATCAGCCAGCTGGTTCAG ATCGCGTCCCAGCTGCGGCTCTTCGACCCGCAGCTGAGAGAGAAGCCGGAGGAGGAGGCCTTTGTTGAGCCCGCCTGGTTGGTCCAGCTGCAGTGTGTGGACAAGCAGGTCAAG GAGGGCGCCGCGGCGTGGAGTCGGGACGGGACCTTCCCCCAGCGCTGTCCCAGCACCCCGAGCTCCGAGGCGGGGCAGTACGACGGGCCAGCACCCGCCCAGCCAGGGGGCCCGGGCACCGGCAATCCGCTGCTGGTGCCGCCCGTGCCCAGCGCTGAGCACTTGGGCCAGGGGGTGCGGCTGCTGCCTTCAG GGGTGATGCCGCCGGAGACGCTTGGGAGAAACTCGCTTCCGGAGCTGAGAGAAGAGGGTTTTGGCGGAGCTTTTGCTCATCTG GGCTCCTCCAGGATGTCGCAGGGCCCCGAGGCCCCCCCGGGTTGGGAGTGTACCAGCTCCAGTGCTCTGCAGCCGCCCACAGCCGCTCCTGAAGTGAAGAGACCTGCGCCGGCCGCCAGGAGAGAGGCCAAGGAGCCCAAGAAG AGTAGTGAATCCTGGTTCTCTCGTTGGCTTCCtgggaaaaaaaggacagaagcTTATTTGCCAGACGACAAGAACAAATCG ATCGTCTGGGATGAAAAGAAGAACCGATGGGTGGATGTAAATGAGCCAGAGGAGGAG AAGAAGGCTCCGCCCCCACCACCAACCTCGCTCCCCAAGGCTCCGCTCGCTGCGCCCCCCGGTCCTGGAGGGCCCCCGAGGGCCTCTGTGAACATGTTTTCTAGGAAAGCAG CTGGAGCCAGAGCACGCTACGTGGATGTTTTAAACCCGGGGGGGCCCCAGCGGAGTGAACCAGCTCTTGCTCCTGCTGAGTTTTTTGCTCCCCTTGCCCCGCTCCCGATTCCTGCTCACTTGTTTGGACCAAACCCAG ACGCAGAGGAAGCCCCACCTGCAGAGGGGGCCAGCAGGGAAGGGCAGGCGCCTGCAGGGGGTCCGGCCAACCTAGAGCCGGCCTCGGAGCCCCAG GCGTTCGGCTCCGCGGCGTCGCTCCCCGGCCCTGAGCTCCCACCCACCCGTGAGGACGGCTCCCAGGGAGGAGAG CTTTCACGCTGTAGTTCAATGAGTTCATTATCACGTGAAGTAAGCCAGCATTTTTATCAG GCTCCCAGTGATCACCTCCCTGCAGGGGCCGCTCCCGGAGCAGCCGTGCCCTTCTACAGCCCTGCTCAGTTCGCACAG GCCTCGGCCCCCTCGGGATGCTCAAGGATGGGGAGGATTGGCCAGAGAAAATACCCAGCGTTGAGCTAG